A window from Streptomyces genisteinicus encodes these proteins:
- a CDS encoding glyoxalase — protein sequence MSTDNTQHTDNTQPTDNATGYSFGGLHHVQLAIPPGAEDLCRAFWGEVLGMTELQKPPVLAARGGCWFRGGGLEVHLGVEKDFRAAAKAHPGILVGSLADLAKRLESHGHEVVWDDNFPGHDRFYAFDKLGNRLEFLEPKRAA from the coding sequence ATGAGCACCGACAACACCCAGCACACCGACAACACCCAGCCCACCGACAACGCGACCGGCTACTCCTTCGGCGGCCTGCACCACGTCCAGCTCGCCATCCCGCCGGGCGCCGAGGACCTCTGCCGCGCCTTCTGGGGCGAGGTGCTCGGCATGACGGAGCTGCAGAAGCCGCCGGTGCTGGCGGCCCGGGGCGGCTGCTGGTTCCGCGGCGGCGGCCTGGAGGTGCACCTCGGCGTGGAGAAGGACTTCCGGGCGGCGGCCAAGGCCCACCCGGGCATCCTCGTCGGCTCCCTCGCCGACCTGGCCAAGCGGCTGGAGAGCCACGGCCACGAGGTGGTCTGGGACGACAACTTCCCCGGCCACGACCGCTTCTACGCCTTCGACAAGCTCGGCAACCGCCTGGAGTTCCTGGAGCCGAAGCGTGCTGCCTGA
- a CDS encoding Ldh family oxidoreductase has translation MSPTANGTTPARSPALRIADLIVAEGPEGAERILVPGLTVSVAPGEIVAVRADEAASAAAVVDVLAGRRRAQYGVVATGTRGLTRRVAPARAANVAVVRPGRPGADRTGAAPVVVVDAVGAGPDARAAAALAHGAARQGKAVLLVTAADEPASAADRVVRLGPGPGPARRTAPDPRFTVEALTEAATGSLTAAGVAPERAALVAKVLVDADVRGHFSHGVGLLPMYLDRLARGGIDAAAEPEWLPQDGAVRVLEAHGGFGQVAAEAAAADCARRAAEGGLAAVAVRGNNHIGMLAAYRDHFARHGVVGLVLNISGAGVAAPGAGRPTLGNDAVCMVAPRRHGRPLVVDFATGTVASGKIRHAAHRGEKIPGDWLVDRQGRPTTDPLELDRGGAVPVFGGHKGLGVALITEVLAGVLAGGTVSPLVHKQRAEPDRPMECSQLFLALAPAAFGDPPVDELLDVLAGAVRSGYPEGAPPVHLPEQREEQAERAAREHGVPVPAAVAEGLGWSAPVLTATGGAR, from the coding sequence ATGAGCCCGACCGCGAACGGTACGACCCCGGCCCGGAGCCCCGCCCTCCGGATCGCCGACCTGATCGTGGCGGAAGGTCCCGAGGGCGCCGAGCGCATCCTCGTCCCGGGGCTGACGGTGTCGGTGGCGCCCGGGGAGATCGTCGCCGTCCGCGCCGACGAGGCCGCCTCCGCGGCCGCCGTCGTCGACGTCCTGGCCGGCCGCCGCCGCGCCCAGTACGGAGTCGTCGCCACCGGGACCCGCGGGCTCACCCGCCGGGTGGCACCCGCCCGCGCGGCCAACGTGGCCGTGGTCCGCCCCGGCCGGCCGGGCGCCGACCGGACCGGCGCCGCCCCGGTGGTGGTCGTCGACGCGGTGGGGGCCGGCCCCGACGCCCGCGCCGCGGCCGCCCTCGCCCACGGCGCCGCCCGCCAGGGCAAGGCGGTCCTGCTGGTGACCGCCGCGGACGAACCCGCCTCGGCCGCCGACCGCGTGGTCCGCCTGGGCCCCGGCCCCGGACCCGCCCGGCGGACGGCACCCGACCCCCGCTTCACCGTCGAAGCGCTCACCGAGGCGGCCACCGGCTCCCTCACGGCCGCCGGAGTGGCGCCCGAACGGGCCGCCCTGGTGGCGAAGGTGCTGGTCGACGCCGACGTGCGCGGGCACTTCTCGCACGGCGTCGGCCTGCTCCCGATGTACCTGGACCGGCTTGCACGCGGCGGCATCGACGCCGCCGCCGAACCGGAGTGGCTCCCCCAGGACGGCGCCGTGCGCGTCCTCGAAGCGCACGGCGGCTTCGGGCAGGTGGCCGCGGAGGCCGCCGCCGCCGACTGCGCCCGGCGGGCCGCCGAGGGCGGGCTCGCCGCCGTCGCCGTACGCGGCAACAACCACATCGGGATGCTCGCCGCCTACCGGGACCACTTCGCCCGCCACGGCGTCGTCGGCCTCGTGCTCAACATCTCCGGCGCCGGTGTCGCCGCCCCCGGCGCCGGACGCCCCACCCTCGGCAACGACGCCGTCTGCATGGTCGCCCCGCGCAGGCACGGGCGGCCGCTCGTCGTCGACTTCGCCACCGGCACCGTCGCCAGCGGCAAGATCCGCCACGCCGCCCACCGGGGCGAGAAGATCCCCGGCGACTGGCTGGTGGACCGTCAGGGCAGGCCCACCACCGACCCGCTGGAGCTGGACCGGGGCGGCGCCGTCCCGGTCTTCGGCGGCCACAAGGGCCTCGGCGTCGCCCTCATCACCGAGGTGCTCGCCGGGGTGCTGGCAGGCGGCACCGTCAGCCCGCTGGTGCACAAGCAGCGCGCCGAGCCCGACCGGCCGATGGAGTGCTCCCAGCTCTTCCTCGCCCTCGCCCCCGCGGCGTTCGGCGACCCGCCGGTCGACGAATTGCTCGACGTCCTCGCGGGCGCGGTCCGCTCCGGATACCCCGAGGGCGCCCCGCCGGTCCACCTCCCCGAACAGCGGGAGGAGCAGGCGGAGCGGGCGGCCCGGGAGCACGGCGTCCCGGTCCCCGCCGCCGTCGCGGAGGGCCTCGGCTGGAGCGCCCCGGTCCTCACCGCCACCGGAGGCGCGCGATGA
- a CDS encoding Gfo/Idh/MocA family protein, which yields MSLGVGIVGHGSAGRQHLAALRDVSGARAVAVLEDDPAAGTGGLPRADSWPALLADPDVGLVALCVPPGGRARLAIEALEAGKAVLLEKPPTTSAEEHAAVLAAARSAGRPVGVMLQHRLRLPEPALATDWTGPEVTAVLEVSRYRAPEHYLRAGWRSDPAVSFGGIAAHLGVHYLDLACQLLGTPAAVDLAPVRRRAPGIDSRVAGTVSFEGGATLSFAVTAESPARTERLHLLGPGGALLVADGRVTTTGADGVGTTWPAAPTPALRSEVYREMVHAVATGLPPRRCHLQGALGVTDILARVGRETAVTR from the coding sequence ATGAGCCTCGGTGTGGGAATCGTCGGACACGGGTCGGCCGGACGCCAGCACCTCGCCGCGCTGCGGGACGTGAGCGGGGCACGGGCCGTCGCCGTACTGGAGGACGACCCGGCGGCCGGCACCGGCGGCCTGCCGCGCGCCGACTCCTGGCCGGCCCTGCTGGCCGACCCGGACGTCGGGCTCGTCGCTCTCTGCGTGCCGCCCGGCGGGCGGGCGCGGCTCGCGATCGAGGCCCTGGAGGCCGGCAAGGCCGTCCTGCTGGAGAAGCCGCCCACCACCTCCGCCGAGGAGCACGCGGCGGTGCTGGCGGCGGCCCGGTCGGCGGGCAGACCGGTCGGGGTGATGCTCCAGCACCGCCTGCGGCTGCCCGAGCCCGCCCTCGCCACCGACTGGACCGGCCCCGAGGTCACCGCCGTCCTGGAGGTGTCCCGGTACCGGGCCCCGGAGCACTACCTGCGGGCCGGCTGGCGCAGCGACCCCGCCGTCTCCTTCGGCGGCATCGCCGCCCACCTCGGCGTCCACTACCTGGACCTGGCCTGCCAGCTCCTGGGGACCCCCGCGGCGGTCGACCTCGCCCCCGTCCGCCGGAGGGCTCCGGGCATCGACAGCCGGGTCGCCGGAACGGTCTCCTTCGAGGGCGGCGCCACGCTCTCCTTCGCGGTGACCGCCGAGTCCCCCGCCCGGACCGAGCGGCTGCACCTGCTCGGCCCCGGCGGCGCCCTGCTCGTCGCCGACGGCCGGGTGACCACCACCGGAGCCGACGGCGTCGGGACCACCTGGCCCGCCGCCCCGACGCCCGCCCTGCGGAGCGAGGTCTACCGGGAGATGGTCCACGCCGTCGCCACCGGCCTGCCCCCGCGCCGCTGCCACCTTCAGGGCGCCCTGGGCGTCACCGACATCCTCGCCCGCGTCGGGCGCGAGACGGCGGTGACCCGGTGA